In Mycteria americana isolate JAX WOST 10 ecotype Jacksonville Zoo and Gardens chromosome 4, USCA_MyAme_1.0, whole genome shotgun sequence, the genomic stretch CATGATGTCTACACCTTGACAGTGGCCCCGTACCACCCCTTTTCAGGGACAACAATGTTCATAGTCTACACAGAGTAGACAAGGGCCTATACCATCTGCAGGAATTTGCGCCTTTTAAGCTGATGCAATAATCCAGAACTGTGACGAGAGCAGTGAGCTAAATCTTCTAGATTGTTCAGGACCGTGGAGGACTCGTGTAGTCAAGCTGCTTTGTCGCAAACGCAGTGGATGATCCTGCGTATGCATTTCTTCCCGCTTGTTCACTGAGGTTTGCTTTGTCACAGCTCAGGGAGCATCTTCGGGCTGTTCTTGGCTGTGTCCTCTTTCTGAAGGACTCTGTGCTGGTCTCTGCAGCGTAGGTCAAGGTCAATATCTGGAGCAAGTGGGTTTCTGCCTCaccttcttgttttgtttgaccACAGTGGAATAGGCCTTCTAGTAACACTTACCTTTGGATTACATTACTTAACTAGTTTTAAGGCTTGCCAGGGCTTCTGTGCTGTCAGACCTGTAAAAAACATACGGGGGCAGGGAATTCTAGATGGTTTCAGActcctgaagaaaaagcagctgtgtgtcaagaggtgattttttttttaaggtagattTGTAACCAAGCTTTCTGTAGGCTTGGTCATTGGACACCAAGTTGTCTGTTAAGGCCTTTGTTTGGTCTCTTGTGCAGTAAAATGCAAGTTGTCTGGCAGGCTTGATCCCTAGGCTTTATAACCATTTTACgacttcttttaaagaaaatattttacctaCTAATTTGTAATGCTTTGTCTTCTAAAATTAGTTACTTGGCTTGTTTGGGGtgcccctgctgcctcccctccagcccctcatTGTGTGTTGGACACAGGATGATTTTACCGTGAGCAAGCTTTAAGATGTGAACTTCAGTACCACACGCAGACATTGCCTTGGGAGTCAATCAATTGCTTTCAGTTCAACTTAATTGGGATTCCTTAGTATTCTTCTCGTTTGCTAACAAACTAGCTTATTCTGGTGTTTAGTTTAGGAAATGGGTAAGAATGAGTGAGACTTCAGGCCCAGCTGTAGGTGTCTGAGGCTCAGATACCAAACTCTGGGACTTCCCCTCTAGCTTTGGACAGAAAGTGGTGACTGGGGAATGGGAACGTTGGGGAGGGGTGTATTTAAGAGAACAAGCGTTACAGACAGGtaatcttctctcttcttttctgacAGGTTTGGAAGAACGTTGTTCTCGGCCCCTGAGAAATCTGGACTTTTTAAGAGCAGACTACCTAAAGGAAGATAAGGAATTGATACTTGTAGCTTCCTTGCAATTAACGTCTTGGTATTTGTACCTCTtactttttctgtggttttagatCAAGACACACCATGAGCACAGTAAGTATTTTACGACTCAGTGCAAACCTGATTCTGAAAACGTGTTCTTTATGGTTCCTCTAGAAATGGTTTTAAGAGTTTGTAGTAAACACGCTGGAACATAAGCATATTAAAACTTCATGTAACTTCATGTTCTGTGATACGTCAGATTTTTAATCTCTCTAGGTGCTAGGAATAGTTCAGAAAAGCTTACAATGTGAGCAGAAACCCGATGTAATTGTGAACTAGTCTTCTCACTTGCAAAGCAGGACAGTACGTTTTTTCTTTGTGAGCCAAGTGTAAGAGACCTGGGGTGATGTCTTTTCCTTGACGCGATGCGTTCAGGTAGGAATGACCCGTACCACCATTTGATGCGTATTACAGCCTTTGCGGGGAGTGTTTTGTGTCTCCTTGTGTGCTTTCATTGGTGCTGCAAAGATGAGGGCCACGTTAGTATTACTGCTATAGAAAATGCTACGGCTTTGTTCTCTCTTAGACTCAACGAAAGCGCCGTGGAGGAGCAGCTAATTCTAGGCAAGCTCGGAAACGAAACAGGCTGGTGGCTTCTACCGCAGAAATGGCTTCAGAAGCAGAGCCAACAGAACTTGAAGAAAGTGGtaagctttctttttaacttgGGAAGAACATAAACTGCTTCTGGAGGGTTGGGGTCCCACTTAATGTATGTGTTTGCCAGTTTCTAAGCCCTTtactggggaggaagggaaacctCGGATTTTAGAAAGGGTCTAGCATGGCACCTCTAAACAGCAAGCCTACTGACAGCGGGTTTAGTTTGTTACTGAGGTGCGGTACGTTCACTACTAGTGATAGGTGAGTTGTGTAAGGAAGGTACTCAAGTCCTGCTCCAACATCTGAATGTCTGCTCTGATGAGCTGGGAGTTGTGGCAGCTGCCACTACAGATAGTGGCAAACTCAGTTTGGCAGATCCCAAGTTTTAAGAAGATAATTGAAAGTTTGTCATTAGTCATCGTGCCCCATCCCTCAAGGGAACATTTACAGCATGGTACTGTAAAATTATTCTGTCATATATGATTCATGTTTTATCCTGTGTGATAAACGTTCTCCTATGTTAGATGAAAAAGCCTTTGCTGTGTACCTGCCACAAGCTGTTGTCATACAACAGAACTGTATGAGGAGCTCAGCTGCTGTTCCTCTTGCATTGCAACTTGCAGAAGACAGTGGTGGTCGTGCTCTAGGTGGGCTGTTGAGGGCAAAGCTCGAGTGGAATGTTGGATACGTTCCTGAAGAGAAGAGGGATAGGGCAAGGTTGAATCATACCTCAGGCTGTTCTATAGTGGCAGGCAATTTTATTCCTCTGCGATCTCTGATCTTGATTCTAACATTGTGTTTTGAAGCTGGTGAAGAAGTAGTAGATCTCACATGTGAATCTTCTGATCCCGTAGTCGTTGATCTAACGCACAATGATTCTGTTGTGGTAAGTAGTGAATGGCACACTTATCTAAATCTTGTGGTCCAATCAGTTTTGTATTGCGCTCCCTGATAGAATCGGACTTTAAGGGTGAGTTTTAAGTTCCAAGTTGACTTGTCAGTGCATGAAAGCCATGCATTACAGGTCAACATAGAAGCTGCTCTGCAGGTGCACTTTGGAGGAGTGGAGAGGGTAATCTAGAATAGCTTGTTGCTCGAGAACTTGGGGAGAATGTGTACCGGTCATGGGTAATGTAGCGTAAGGAGATGCAATTTAAAGTTGAAGCTATTCCAGATATATCAAAGGTATAGGCCaatgatttaaataaaaagtaaaagagaGGACAGTTAGTGTTTGACTTCACAGATATGAAGTGTTTAGCTGCAATGTCAGTTTAAGGTTCTCCTGTCAGAGAGATGCCAAGCGCAAGTGTAGCTGACCGTGGTACAAACCAGTTCAGCTTATTACTCCAAGAAGTCTTAAAAAATATCCACTTTTTTCACTACTATTTTAAAGCTAGAATAGTATTCGATCCAGTCCACAGCGTAGCTTATAACCTCAGTTTTGGGATGCCACTGCTGCCGTGCGGAACCAGAAAGGAGCAGCAGGAATAGCACGGGGGTATCTCCTGCTGGGATTGTTCCTGAGCCTTTGCAAAGGAAAGGCCTGGAACTTTACAACATAATCTGCATTGGCCCAGCTCCAGTTCCACCCAAGACAATAGCAGgtttggggctggtttttttttttctttggcagctgtTAATCTAATATGAAGTGCTTGTGGATATCACACCTGAATTTGCCTGTgtgagggagaaagagggaaagaatctCCTCCAGCCTAAGTCAAATTAGGGTACTGacactggggagcagggaggagggtgtTCGGATGGTTCAGAAGCTGCCTCCGTTCCTATCCCTCTGCAGCAGCGTGAGCGGAACCAGAAGCAGCCACTCActtgttttcagagcagcagctaaTTTACTACTACTTTTAACGTTCTTAATCAAGATAAGAGAGTGATATCTTACCATTCTTAGCTTGTTTTGTTGTAATGCTTAGCTTATCTGGTGTTTGTGTGTAACACTGGGGGTGCACACCAAAGcctaattgtattttctttttctctcccttcccataTATATTGATGCAAGATTGTTGAAGGTGAGTTGACGTTTTACAATTGATAATGGAATTGCCCTaaacttgaggtttttttcttttccaacaaacTTGAGCAGCATGGATTGAAACAGCATTTACCAAAAGACAAAGGACAGTGCTAAAGTGTCTGGCCAACGCCTTGGAGAATGGATCCAATCTGTGTTTGATAGTTGCTGTCAGAGCTTGTAGAAAGtacctgaaacaaaacacagcaaagctgCTCAAAATACgttttcttattttccaaatacagaagTTGAGTCAGCCCAAAGTCGATAATGATTTCAATTAGCACTTTTAGCACTGGAATATCTGCTTTGAATAAGAAGGTGCCGAAAGGCTTTTTTAGCCTGTATTGCAGTGAAGGAACTAAGGAAGAAAGTTATAGAATATTTATAATTGTGCATTTCAATGATAGTTCCAGggatatatattttataatatatctAACTTACCCAAATTAAATTACAGAGAATGAACAACAAAGGAGAAATCTCATACTAAGAGGCCAGCGACAGTTGGACATCTGTATACTGATTagtgatgatgaagatgaaaCAAGAGATAGTGATGTGTATGTAACAGATACAGTGTCTTTCTATAAGTATAATTTCTGGCATACAGtagaaactgattttttccaagcttttggGTTCTGCTTGATTACTGTGTGAAAACTTCAGACCTAAAATATAATTCCATTTCTAGAAGAgaactcatgaaaaaaaaaaaacaacctcagcACAAAATTTTGTTCTGTTGTTCATGAAATCATTATCTAATGTATCTTATGGTATAGCTCAAGAGATGCTGAAATGCTTGCAATACATAAAAGACACAGCCAAACAGTCTGAAAACATGCTTCGTAAAATCACACATTTTCTAAGGAAGGAGTTCTTGGTATATGACTATGTTACTGGGCTGGGATGTTGCTAAATTAGAACAGGGGATGTTTTAACTTCTGACAACCGCTTTCACTTCTGGAAAGGACAGCTAGATGGGTATGTTACAAAACTCTTCTGTATGACCTGTTGAAGGCTACTACTGCCATACGTATACTGCACAGTGCTGTAGACTGCTGTTACTTCTAATAATGGAGCAGGGTGACTAATTGCATCTTCCCCCTACTGAAACCTGAGATGCTGTTCCCTTTTGGCAAGGCAGACCCTAACTACTTAGTAAATGCACCGGACGGAGAGAGTTAAAGGCACGCAGGGCTCTTCAGATGAAATGCATCATGGCTCGTCTGTGCAGCTGGATGATTACATGCCGTTTGATGTATCGGTAACCCTCAATGCACGGTGCAATTAATGGATGTGTGTTCTTTCTGGTTTGTTCTCTCTCCCACAAGGCCGTCTGGTACCGTTAGCTGTCCGATTTGCATGGATGGCTACTCGGAGGTAAGGATCCCCATGTTGTCATTGTTTCTTTTTGGttggagggagaagggggcagAGGGTGAGCTGTGCAGCTCTGTTGGGTTATGTGGGACACTACAGACAGCTGGCTTGAAGTACAGACCTTGGATTTAAGGTGAAACTAGCTTGTACCTCAAAGCCAGTTCTTCGTGGTGCACGTAGCGGGAGAAACACTTTCCAAGATGGCACTGAACGGTCTTTGGGTTCCTTATTATTGTAGTGGTAATGTCCTGATCCCGGATGCTCCAAGGCCTATTTGCCTGGTGCCCACAGAGCAGCAAAGTTGAATTCTTCACTCCAAATACCTGTTgtggtttcttttcttccagatcGTGCAAAGTGGACGACTGATTGTGTCAACCAAATGCGGCCATGTCTTCTGCAGTCAGTGCCTCCGTGATTCCCTTCGGAATGCCAACTCTTGCCCAACCTGCAGGAAGAAACTCACTCACAGACAGTATCATCCCATTTATATATGAGTACTACTATTTCTCAGGACAGACTCAACTggagtttggggaaaaaatgtcatgttttcagTGCTCTGAAGATTTAAAGAGCAGCAGGTTGTGCACACATCCaaataaaactggtttttttGGAGAATGACTTGTACATATATAGACAGCTTTTTTATGGTCCAAGCTGCTTCTTGTTATGTCCCTGGTGATAATGTTAAATTTATGACTGTCTCTAAACTAGACCAGCAGCCTATATCAGAAAGGAAGCAGCTAAtccatttccttttacttttttaatgccTAAATAAGAGGGGTCtgaatattttgttatttcttactCTTTAAATTATTCCCACCGTCACGTACGGATATGGAGAAGTTacctttgaaaatacagatgaaCAATTTGCCATTTCattacacttttttgtttttatcctgtAAGAAGCTCATGACTATAGTGCTTTCTGCTGTACCATCTTTGCCCAAGTAGAGTAAGTTCTGTAACAATGGATCGTTTTGTcttaaatcaatattttcattGACAACCAGGGTCATGCAATAAAATAACCTGCTGTTAACCAGCAATCAGGTTTTCTAAGCAGACGGCTGTGCAGACACATAGGCTGTTGTGATGGGTGAGTCCTCGCTGCTTCAGTTAAGCCCTTGGTCTGCTTCTGCTGCAATACCAGATCCATCAGAACTACCCTCTGGTCTGCAGTCAGATTTGACACTTCAGCAGGGTGAAGCATACAGCAATTGCAGAAAGCTGTTCTCACTTGTGGTCTGATTCTGGATCACATttttggagaggagaaagggtAAATATGAAATATGAGCCAGATATTAAAGCTTGTGAAGCTGAAGTCCAGGACCAGGGAAGATCAGTCCTGGGCTAGGAAGCCAGGTAAGAAGCATGGTCTAGGGGTTAGGTGGAACATGTTATCTGGGGGATGCTCACAGTGCCGCAGTGTCTGGATTGAAGGGTGAGATGCATGGGGAGGATGGTCCTGGGGGCTGGAGTGGAAACGAATGCTATAGAGTGGGGACCAGTGCTGGAGAATCATGAGCCAGAAACTGGAACTACAGAGCAAAGTGCAGAGATGTGGCTGCAGCTGAGTTGTGTgtgagcagccaggtggcaaagGGGAATCACCAAGGGTAAGCGTTGGTGCACATCAGATGGATCAGCTTAGCAGGCTAtagctgctgcagggagctgttGCGTTCTGGTTGCAGAGCTTAAACCTCATTTTGCCTGTGTTAGGTCTCATGGGGTGGTGACGCAGCTCTGGGGTGATGCTTACAGGTGATGCAATGCTATCTACGAAGCTTTTGTTAACTGTAGAAACATACGTCCTCACATT encodes the following:
- the LOC142408561 gene encoding E3 ubiquitin-protein ligase RNF4-like, coding for MSTTQRKRRGGAANSRQARKRNRLVASTAEMASEAEPTELEESAGEEVVDLTCESSDPVVVDLTHNDSVVVSSEWHKQRRNLILRGQRQLDICILISDDEDETRDSDVPSGTVSCPICMDGYSEIVQSGRLIVSTKCGHVFCSQCLRDSLRNANSCPTCRKKLTHRQYHPIYI